Proteins co-encoded in one Longimicrobium terrae genomic window:
- a CDS encoding sensor histidine kinase has translation MTREEAFDALNSSSMHERLKGARHLRHTAQRDDFPKLTAALSVESVVWVRRALEQALETAGVKTAPNAISSRIWDDVEPEDEAYARAVEDTTRRLVHELQPIVGILRLHATLEVPDFGNSRTYSALFRLADTIEAVSVLAKVARVPQAREFDLADLIRSVSESEAFSAQAAVEFAGIAPLMAVSDPTILSIVIANGIRNAIEATLAGGRSHLPVVVNWGSTPKEYWFSIIDHGVGLPLSAGRVYEIGTTTKSEHLGMGLAICYRAARTLGGEIVLNRREEVGAAFHFRWPRPFTER, from the coding sequence ATGACGCGAGAGGAGGCCTTTGACGCGCTGAATTCTTCAAGTATGCATGAGAGGTTGAAGGGTGCACGCCACCTTCGACACACAGCGCAACGCGACGATTTCCCGAAGTTAACCGCAGCTCTTTCAGTTGAGTCCGTCGTCTGGGTACGTCGTGCCCTCGAGCAAGCGCTCGAAACAGCGGGAGTCAAAACTGCTCCCAATGCGATCTCGTCACGCATTTGGGATGACGTTGAACCCGAAGACGAAGCGTATGCACGTGCTGTCGAGGATACTACTCGACGGCTCGTCCATGAGCTTCAACCGATTGTGGGGATTCTTCGCCTCCATGCTACTTTGGAAGTTCCAGATTTCGGCAACAGTCGGACGTATAGCGCATTATTTCGCCTCGCGGATACCATTGAGGCTGTTTCCGTGCTCGCGAAGGTTGCAAGAGTTCCACAAGCTCGTGAGTTCGACCTTGCAGATCTAATTCGGTCGGTGAGCGAATCAGAAGCATTCAGTGCGCAGGCTGCGGTAGAATTTGCGGGTATTGCTCCTCTCATGGCCGTTAGCGATCCGACCATTCTCTCGATTGTGATCGCCAACGGCATCCGGAACGCGATTGAAGCCACTTTGGCCGGGGGGCGAAGCCACCTCCCGGTCGTGGTTAACTGGGGTAGTACGCCCAAGGAGTACTGGTTTAGCATAATCGACCACGGTGTCGGGCTTCCGCTCAGTGCAGGCCGAGTCTACGAAATCGGAACAACTACGAAATCGGAGCATCTAGGGATGGGTCTCGCCATCTGTTATCGCGCGGCTCGGACTTTGGGTGGTGAAATTGTACTAAACAGACGCGAAGAGGTGGGTGCTGCTTTCCACTTTCGTTGGCCCCGCCCATTCACGGAGAGATGA